In the Sulfurospirillum tamanense genome, one interval contains:
- a CDS encoding UDP-N-acetylglucosamine 4,6-dehydratase, translated as MMDILTLIGRTQALFTEDIKQDESDLRKIVSSSSFLVLGGAGSIGQAVTKEIFKRNPRKLHVVDISENNMVELVRDIRSSFGYIDGDFQTFALDVGSVEYDAFIEADGKYDYVLNLSALKHVRSEKDPFTLMRMIETNIFNTDKTLRQSIKKGVKKYFCVSTDKAANPVNMMGASKRIMEMFAMRRSKDITISMARFANVAFSDGSLLHGFNQRLEKRQPIVAPNDIKRYFVTPQESGELCLMSCIFGENRDIFFPKLSEHLHLITFADIAVKYLKAKGFEPFTCKDEDEARELASTLPEKGKWPCLFTPSDTTGEKDFEEFFTEKEALDMERFVNLGVIKNETVFDETKLNAFENTIKHYKQNLAWTKEEIVQEFFKLIPDFAHKETGKYLDGKM; from the coding sequence TTGATGGATATTCTAACCCTCATAGGCAGAACACAAGCACTTTTTACAGAAGACATCAAACAAGATGAGTCTGACTTAAGAAAAATCGTCTCTTCTTCCTCCTTTCTTGTTCTTGGTGGGGCTGGAAGTATAGGCCAAGCTGTAACCAAGGAGATATTTAAACGCAATCCTAGAAAACTTCATGTTGTTGACATTTCGGAAAACAACATGGTGGAGTTGGTGCGGGACATTCGTAGTTCTTTTGGCTACATTGACGGGGATTTTCAGACATTTGCTCTTGATGTTGGGAGTGTGGAATACGATGCGTTTATCGAAGCGGACGGGAAGTACGACTATGTGCTAAACCTCTCAGCTCTTAAACATGTGCGTAGCGAAAAAGACCCTTTTACGCTCATGCGGATGATAGAAACCAATATTTTCAATACCGACAAAACACTGCGCCAGTCCATCAAAAAAGGTGTCAAAAAATACTTTTGCGTGAGCACGGACAAGGCGGCAAATCCTGTAAACATGATGGGTGCGAGTAAGCGCATCATGGAGATGTTTGCCATGCGAAGGTCTAAAGACATCACTATCTCAATGGCGCGTTTTGCCAATGTGGCTTTTAGCGATGGTTCGCTGCTTCATGGGTTTAATCAACGGCTAGAAAAACGCCAGCCTATTGTGGCACCTAATGACATCAAGCGGTATTTTGTGACGCCACAAGAGAGTGGTGAGCTGTGCTTGATGAGCTGTATTTTTGGGGAAAATAGAGACATTTTTTTCCCAAAATTAAGCGAACATTTACACCTGATTACCTTTGCGGATATTGCGGTAAAATACCTCAAAGCAAAAGGTTTTGAACCTTTTACATGTAAAGATGAAGATGAAGCCAGAGAACTGGCCAGCACGCTTCCAGAAAAAGGAAAATGGCCCTGTCTTTTCACGCCTAGTGACACCACGGGCGAAAAGGACTTCGAAGAATTTTTTACTGAAAAAGAAGCACTGGACATGGAGCGATTTGTAAACCTAGGCGTCATTAAAAACGAAACCGTATTTGATGAGACGAAGTTAAATGCTTTTGAAAATACAATCAAACACTACAAGCAAAATCTTGCGTGGACAAAGGAAGAAATCGTGCAAGAGTTTTTCAAGCTTATTCCCGATTTTGCGCACAAAGAGACGGGTAAATACCTTGATGGAAAAATGTAA
- the tviB gene encoding Vi polysaccharide biosynthesis UDP-N-acetylglucosamine C-6 dehydrogenase TviB, with product MKLAIIGLGYVGLPLAHAFAGKYEVIGFDISQKRIDELSHGMDTTKELTPEQLKAVLPAHNKSLGKNALHVSTNIEDIKDCTVYIITVPTPIDTHKRPDLTPLIKASETVGKVLKPNDIVIYESTVYPGATEEECVPVLEKVSGLVFNQDFFCGYSPERINPGDKEHTVTKILKVTSGSTPEVAQKVDALYKSVITAGTYLASSIKVAEAAKVIENTQRDINIAFVNELAIIFNKLGIDTREVLKAAGTKWNFLPFKPGLVGGHCIGVDPYYLTHKAQAVGYNPEIILAGRRLNDNMGIYVANQVIKLMIKKGHKIEGSKVLVLGITFKENCPDIRNSRVIDVIKELQEFGCEVDVYDPWADAKEVKREYNLDLVQHSTFSIQHYDAIILAVAHEEFKSLELKTEDNVVYDIKGVLARTDGRL from the coding sequence ATGAAACTCGCCATCATCGGACTAGGTTATGTCGGCCTTCCCCTTGCACATGCCTTTGCTGGCAAATACGAAGTCATCGGTTTTGACATTAGCCAAAAACGCATTGATGAACTGAGTCATGGTATGGACACCACCAAGGAGCTAACCCCTGAGCAACTCAAAGCGGTCTTACCTGCGCACAATAAAAGCTTGGGTAAAAATGCTTTACATGTAAGCACTAATATCGAAGACATCAAAGACTGCACCGTGTACATCATCACGGTTCCTACGCCCATCGACACGCACAAACGCCCCGACCTTACGCCACTCATCAAGGCGAGTGAAACCGTGGGTAAAGTCCTCAAGCCAAACGACATCGTCATCTACGAGTCTACCGTATATCCGGGTGCTACGGAGGAAGAGTGCGTGCCTGTGCTTGAAAAGGTTTCGGGGCTTGTCTTTAACCAAGACTTTTTTTGTGGCTACTCGCCTGAGCGCATTAATCCGGGTGACAAAGAGCACACGGTCACGAAGATTCTCAAAGTCACCAGCGGCTCTACGCCAGAAGTCGCCCAAAAAGTAGATGCGCTTTACAAAAGTGTCATCACCGCAGGCACGTACTTGGCTTCATCTATCAAAGTAGCCGAAGCGGCCAAAGTCATCGAAAACACTCAGCGCGACATCAACATTGCCTTTGTGAATGAACTGGCCATCATCTTTAACAAGCTTGGCATTGACACCCGCGAAGTGCTCAAAGCCGCAGGCACGAAGTGGAACTTTCTACCCTTTAAGCCAGGCCTTGTGGGTGGGCATTGCATCGGCGTGGACCCTTACTATCTCACCCACAAAGCCCAAGCTGTGGGCTACAACCCTGAAATCATCCTAGCGGGCCGCAGGCTCAATGACAACATGGGCATCTACGTGGCCAATCAAGTCATCAAGCTGATGATCAAAAAAGGGCACAAGATAGAAGGCAGTAAGGTCTTAGTCCTTGGCATCACTTTTAAAGAAAACTGCCCCGACATTAGAAACTCTAGAGTGATTGACGTCATTAAGGAATTGCAAGAGTTTGGGTGTGAGGTAGATGTGTATGATCCGTGGGCGGATGCAAAAGAGGTGAAACGTGAGTATAATCTTGACTTAGTTCAACATTCAACATTCAGCATTCAACATTATGATGCAATCATTCTAGCCGTAGCGCACGAGGAATTTAAATCCTTGGAGCTAAAAACGGAAGATAATGTGGTGTATGATATCAAGGGTGTGTTAGCTCGAACGGATGGGCGGTTGTAG
- a CDS encoding virulence RhuM family protein, with product MSDLVKYNDGEIELEISIQSDTVWLSQIQISELFETSTDNVSLHLKNIYKEQELDEIVTTEDFSVVRQEGARKVKRTIKHYNLDAIISVGYRVSSHKATRFRQWATDSMLNFKCLILNDGKAA from the coding sequence ATGAGTGATTTAGTTAAATACAACGACGGTGAAATTGAGCTTGAAATCTCCATTCAAAGCGATACTGTTTGGTTGAGTCAAATTCAAATATCAGAACTTTTTGAAACAAGCACTGATAATGTCAGTTTGCACTTAAAAAATATATATAAAGAGCAAGAATTGGACGAAATTGTAACTACCGAGGATTTCTCGGTAGTTCGCCAAGAGGGTGCTAGAAAAGTAAAAAGAACTATCAAGCACTATAATTTAGACGCCATTATAAGTGTGGGCTACAGGGTAAGTTCTCATAAAGCTACCAGGTTTCGCCAGTGGGCAACTGATTCGATGTTGAATTTTAAATGTTTAATTTTGAATGATGGTAAAGCGGCATGA
- the neuC gene encoding UDP-N-acetylglucosamine 2-epimerase, with protein sequence MKRKICVVTGTRAEYGLLYWLMREIESDRELELQIIATGMHLSPEFGLTYKEIEKEFTCSKKIEMLLSSDTPIGISKSMGLAQISFAEAYEELRPDVVVVLGDRYEIFSAASAAMIARVPIAHLHGGEATEGLIDEPIRHSITKMSHLHFVATEEYRNRVIQLGEHPSRVFNVGGMGIENIKRLNLLTCKEFEKSIDFKLNKKNILVTFHPVTLENATAKDQFQELLDAIDELQDTNTIFTKANSDTDGRIINQMIDEYVAKNSDKSVGFTSLGQLKYLSALQLVDAVVGNSSSGLAETPSFKIGTINIGDRQKGRIKAASVIDCGPNKSSIQQAFAKLYSQEFQEILKTTKNPYGDGCASKKIVEVLKTVDLGNILKKSFYDLKVNV encoded by the coding sequence ATGAAACGAAAAATTTGTGTAGTTACAGGTACTAGAGCGGAATACGGGTTGCTCTATTGGCTTATGAGGGAGATAGAATCTGACCGTGAATTGGAGCTTCAAATCATAGCCACAGGGATGCATCTAAGCCCTGAGTTTGGTTTAACGTATAAAGAAATAGAAAAAGAGTTTACATGTAGCAAAAAAATTGAGATGCTTTTGTCTTCTGACACGCCTATTGGCATTTCAAAGTCAATGGGATTGGCTCAAATATCTTTTGCGGAAGCCTACGAAGAGCTAAGGCCTGACGTGGTTGTTGTCTTGGGAGATAGATACGAAATCTTTAGCGCCGCAAGCGCTGCGATGATAGCGCGCGTTCCCATAGCCCATCTGCACGGTGGCGAAGCCACTGAGGGATTAATCGATGAGCCAATTCGCCATAGCATCACCAAAATGAGCCATTTGCATTTTGTGGCAACAGAAGAGTACAGAAATAGAGTTATTCAGCTTGGAGAACATCCGAGCAGAGTGTTTAATGTAGGCGGTATGGGGATTGAGAATATCAAAAGATTAAATCTTCTTACATGCAAAGAGTTTGAAAAGTCTATTGATTTTAAACTTAATAAAAAAAATATCCTAGTCACTTTTCATCCTGTGACTTTGGAAAATGCAACCGCCAAAGACCAATTTCAAGAGTTGCTCGATGCTATTGATGAGTTGCAAGACACAAACACCATTTTTACAAAAGCAAATAGCGACACCGACGGCAGGATTATAAACCAAATGATAGATGAGTATGTAGCAAAAAATTCTGATAAATCAGTAGGATTTACCTCTTTAGGGCAGCTAAAATACCTAAGTGCTTTACAACTTGTAGATGCTGTAGTGGGCAATAGCTCTAGTGGACTAGCCGAAACTCCTAGTTTTAAAATTGGAACAATAAACATAGGGGATAGGCAAAAAGGTCGCATAAAGGCTGCCAGTGTAATTGACTGTGGGCCAAATAAAAGCTCAATCCAACAAGCTTTTGCGAAGCTATATTCACAAGAATTTCAAGAAATTCTAAAAACTACTAAAAATCCTTATGGCGATGGATGTGCTAGTAAAAAAATAGTTGAGGTTTTAAAAACTGTAGATTTGGGAAATATTTTGAAAAAATCTTTTTATGACTTAAAGGTTAATGTGTGA
- a CDS encoding ABC transporter ATP-binding protein gives MTDIYKKIWTLLTSHEKKRALLLLFLMILMAFLEVLGVGSIMPFLSVLGNPESIETNSYLNAVYTSLNFKSKDSFLMVLGIFALVMLLISAVVRSVTSYAKFRFLNMRRHSIGQKLLRKYLHQPYGFFLSRNSSDIGKVILSETDVVINQAILPSLNLTTYAILVIALVGFLVLVDPVLAFILAGLFGGFYVLMYATVRKYLGRIGQKRAKANAQRFKITSETIGGIKDLKVLGREKVYLDSFNAPSYAFSHYNATNQTLGEIPQYLVEVIAFGALLAMAMYALASDGADIGVLLPVLGLYALGALKLKPAVQIIYKSMTAIKFGVAAIDNILEDLSTSNDCITIANDHSRLRLQNELKLENISFIYPGTTTPALNNIDIVIAANTTVGIIGTTGAGKSTLVDVVLGLLNPTNGKIMVDNHELANNNIRQWQNAIGYVSQSIFLADDTIVSNIAFGVDKEKIDKVQVEKVAKMAQVHEFVSRLDHGYDTIIGERGVRLSGGQRQRLGIARALYHEPELLVLDEATSALDNQTEAEVMKAIDNMSGTKTIIMIAHRLSTVERCSKIITLENGRIVNVKEKDEA, from the coding sequence ATGACTGATATTTATAAAAAAATCTGGACTCTCTTAACTTCGCACGAAAAAAAGCGTGCCTTGCTTTTGCTTTTTCTCATGATACTCATGGCATTTTTAGAAGTCCTTGGTGTAGGGTCTATCATGCCTTTTCTCTCAGTGTTAGGAAATCCAGAGTCTATAGAGACCAACTCGTATCTAAACGCAGTTTACACCTCTTTGAACTTCAAAAGCAAAGACAGCTTTTTGATGGTATTAGGAATTTTTGCACTCGTGATGCTACTCATCAGCGCCGTTGTGCGCAGCGTCACTAGCTATGCTAAGTTTCGCTTTTTAAACATGCGCCGCCATAGCATCGGGCAAAAGCTTCTTAGAAAATACCTGCATCAGCCTTATGGCTTCTTTCTCTCTCGCAACAGTAGTGACATTGGCAAAGTCATTTTATCTGAAACCGATGTAGTCATAAATCAGGCCATATTGCCTTCTTTGAATCTCACTACCTATGCCATACTTGTCATAGCACTTGTTGGGTTTTTGGTGTTAGTTGACCCTGTGCTTGCATTTATATTGGCAGGTCTTTTTGGTGGGTTTTATGTGCTCATGTACGCTACAGTCCGCAAGTACCTTGGTCGCATCGGTCAAAAACGCGCCAAGGCAAATGCACAGCGCTTTAAGATTACCTCCGAGACAATAGGCGGCATCAAAGACCTTAAGGTATTAGGAAGAGAAAAGGTATATTTGGATAGTTTCAATGCACCTTCTTATGCATTCTCACACTACAACGCTACCAATCAAACATTGGGCGAGATACCGCAGTATCTTGTAGAAGTCATTGCCTTTGGGGCTTTGCTGGCTATGGCCATGTATGCTTTAGCGAGTGACGGCGCAGACATAGGCGTGCTACTGCCAGTGCTTGGCCTCTATGCACTGGGCGCGCTCAAGCTCAAGCCTGCTGTACAAATTATATACAAATCCATGACCGCTATAAAGTTTGGCGTCGCTGCCATAGACAATATACTCGAAGATTTGAGCACTTCTAACGATTGTATCACCATTGCAAACGACCACAGTCGCCTAAGACTACAAAACGAACTAAAACTAGAAAATATTTCTTTCATCTACCCCGGCACCACCACCCCTGCACTCAATAATATAGATATAGTCATCGCGGCCAATACCACTGTAGGTATCATAGGCACTACTGGGGCTGGGAAAAGTACTTTGGTGGATGTGGTATTGGGACTACTAAATCCAACAAATGGCAAAATCATGGTTGATAATCACGAGCTTGCCAACAACAACATCCGCCAGTGGCAAAACGCCATTGGCTATGTGTCTCAGAGCATCTTTCTGGCAGATGACACCATCGTGAGCAACATTGCCTTCGGGGTTGACAAAGAGAAAATAGACAAAGTTCAAGTAGAAAAAGTGGCCAAGATGGCCCAAGTGCACGAGTTTGTCTCGCGACTAGACCATGGGTACGATACCATCATTGGCGAGCGAGGCGTGCGGCTTTCCGGTGGGCAAAGACAGCGACTTGGCATTGCTCGTGCACTTTATCATGAGCCAGAACTCCTTGTGTTAGATGAAGCCACAAGTGCACTAGACAACCAAACCGAAGCAGAAGTCATGAAAGCTATCGACAACATGAGTGGCACTAAAACAATTATTATGATAGCTCACAGGCTTAGTACGGTAGAACGTTGTAGTAAAATTATCACTTTAGAAAATGGCAGAATAGTCAATGTGAAAGAAAAGGATGAAGCTTGA
- a CDS encoding NeuD/PglB/VioB family sugar acetyltransferase, protein MNNKEFKIQNSKLNIILIGGGGHCKSVVDVIEQQNIYTILGIIDTKENIGKKVLGYDVIGCDDDLKQFVSTCNYALITVGHITSNALRVRLFNLAKEVGFTLPVIISPLAYVSKHAKLEEGTVVMHHALVNASASVGKNCIINSKALVEHDVHIEEHCHISTGAIINGGVHVKANTFYGSNATCKEYVTIDGFIKAGSIVK, encoded by the coding sequence ATGAATAACAAAGAATTCAAAATTCAAAATTCAAAATTAAACATTATCTTAATCGGCGGCGGGGGGCACTGCAAGTCAGTTGTCGATGTCATCGAGCAACAAAACATTTACACCATCTTAGGCATCATAGACACCAAAGAAAACATCGGCAAGAAAGTATTGGGCTATGATGTCATAGGCTGCGATGATGACTTAAAACAGTTTGTTTCTACATGCAACTATGCGCTCATCACTGTAGGTCACATCACATCAAACGCTTTGCGCGTTAGGTTGTTTAATCTTGCCAAAGAGGTTGGTTTTACACTCCCTGTTATTATTTCACCCTTGGCGTATGTATCTAAACACGCCAAACTAGAAGAAGGAACAGTAGTGATGCACCACGCGCTAGTCAACGCCAGCGCAAGTGTGGGTAAAAACTGTATCATCAATTCAAAAGCCCTCGTAGAGCACGATGTGCACATAGAAGAACACTGCCACATCAGCACAGGCGCTATCATCAACGGTGGTGTACATGTAAAGGCAAATACTTTCTACGGAAGCAACGCTACATGTAAAGAGTATGTCACTATAGATGGTTTTATCAAAGCGGGGAGTATAGTAAAATGA
- a CDS encoding formyltransferase family protein yields the protein MKILFIGTVELSYKALNRLIELKAEVVGVCAKAKSTFNSDFADLTPLCKENKIPYKCIDDINSRENIEWVKTLSPDIIFCFGWSSLIKKELLTLAPMGVVGYHPAALPQNRGRHPLVWALALGLKKSASTFFFMQEGADDGDILSQEEFEISYEDDAKSLYSKISNIALNQIKDFLPKLQKNSFKRVRQNHDKANVWRKRGKADGKIDFRMTSNAIYNLVRALTKPYIGAHIEYNGQDVSVWKVEEIEFDKDNIEFGKVLENSNKAIIVKTYDKAIKIIEHDFKELPKVGEYL from the coding sequence GTGAAAATTTTATTCATAGGAACGGTTGAGCTTTCATATAAAGCTTTGAATAGGCTAATTGAATTAAAAGCAGAAGTAGTTGGAGTTTGTGCAAAAGCAAAATCAACCTTTAATAGTGATTTTGCAGACTTAACGCCTCTGTGCAAAGAAAATAAAATACCTTATAAATGTATAGATGATATTAATTCAAGAGAAAATATTGAGTGGGTTAAGACCTTGAGTCCTGACATCATTTTTTGCTTTGGCTGGTCAAGTTTAATAAAAAAAGAGTTGTTGACTTTAGCGCCTATGGGTGTAGTTGGCTATCATCCTGCCGCATTGCCACAAAATAGAGGAAGGCATCCACTTGTTTGGGCTCTGGCTTTAGGGCTTAAAAAAAGTGCTTCAACTTTCTTTTTTATGCAAGAAGGCGCTGACGATGGGGATATTTTATCTCAAGAAGAGTTTGAAATCTCATATGAAGATGATGCGAAAAGTTTGTATAGTAAAATTTCAAATATAGCATTAAATCAAATAAAAGATTTTTTGCCAAAACTTCAAAAAAATAGCTTTAAAAGGGTGAGGCAAAATCACGACAAAGCTAATGTTTGGAGAAAAAGAGGAAAAGCTGACGGAAAAATTGACTTTAGAATGACATCAAATGCAATCTATAATCTTGTTCGTGCATTGACAAAACCTTATATTGGAGCACATATTGAATACAATGGACAAGATGTATCTGTTTGGAAAGTTGAGGAGATAGAATTTGATAAAGATAATATTGAATTTGGAAAAGTTTTAGAAAATAGCAATAAGGCAATTATTGTAAAAACCTATGATAAAGCAATAAAAATTATTGAACATGATTTTAAAGAACTACCAAAAGTTGGGGAGTATCTATGA
- a CDS encoding PIG-L deacetylase family protein, with protein sequence MNNKVLIVAVHPDDETLGCGGTLLKHKASGDEIHWLICTTLSKDHNYYTQREKELSFVGAMYGFDSVHNLRLKTMQVDEYSMSELIGAISKVINEVQPNTIYLPFKGDVHSDHRKIFEVSYSCTKSFRYPFIKKIYMMETLSETEFAPSIKEEGFVPNVFVDISDFFEKKIEIMKVFKSEIAEHPFPRSERNIRALATFRGATCGCEYAESFVLLKEVK encoded by the coding sequence ATGAATAACAAAGTCTTAATAGTTGCTGTTCACCCAGATGATGAAACTTTGGGATGCGGAGGAACCTTGCTAAAACATAAAGCAAGCGGGGATGAAATTCATTGGCTTATTTGTACGACGCTAAGCAAAGACCACAATTACTATACACAAAGAGAAAAAGAACTAAGCTTTGTCGGTGCCATGTATGGCTTTGATAGTGTGCATAATCTACGTCTAAAAACAATGCAAGTTGACGAATATTCTATGAGTGAGCTTATTGGTGCTATTTCTAAAGTAATCAATGAGGTGCAACCAAATACTATCTATCTTCCTTTTAAAGGTGATGTTCATAGTGATCATAGAAAAATATTTGAAGTGAGTTATAGCTGTACAAAATCATTCCGTTATCCTTTTATCAAAAAAATTTATATGATGGAAACTTTGAGCGAAACAGAATTTGCGCCAAGCATTAAAGAAGAGGGTTTCGTGCCAAATGTATTTGTAGATATAAGTGATTTTTTTGAAAAAAAGATAGAGATTATGAAAGTTTTTAAAAGCGAAATAGCCGAACATCCCTTTCCAAGAAGTGAACGAAACATAAGAGCGCTGGCAACTTTTAGGGGCGCCACATGTGGATGCGAATATGCTGAGAGTTTTGTTC
- a CDS encoding LegC family aminotransferase: protein MLRIVEFIKHAFSTNNFIPLHEPRFMGNEKQYLNDCIDSTFVSSVGAYVERFEKEFASYVGSKYAVATVNGTAALHASLLLSGVEKGDEVITQPLSFIATCNAIAYCGASPVFVDVDMDTLGMSPESLDKFLKENCTLKNNQCINKATGKTTKACVPMHTFGHPCRIDAIKEICDTWKISLVEDAAESLGSYYKNKHTGTFGQLGTFSFNGNKIITSGGGGVIVTDDEVLAKKAKHLTTTAKLPHRWEFVHDESGYNYRMPNLNAALLVAQLEQLEAFLENKRNLALAYEEFFLTCKDAQFVKEPKDSQSNYWLNAVILKDKAQRDAFLQFTNDQGVMTRPIWKLMNELVMFENCQCTELKNAKYLEERVVNIPSSVRLPV from the coding sequence ATGCTGCGCATTGTTGAGTTTATCAAGCACGCATTTAGCACCAATAATTTCATCCCTTTGCACGAACCACGTTTTATGGGTAACGAAAAGCAATACCTGAATGATTGCATCGACTCCACCTTTGTTTCAAGCGTTGGGGCGTATGTGGAGCGGTTTGAAAAAGAATTTGCCTCTTACGTGGGCAGCAAGTATGCCGTGGCGACAGTAAATGGCACAGCGGCTTTACATGCAAGCTTGCTCTTGTCGGGTGTAGAGAAAGGTGATGAAGTCATCACGCAACCACTCAGTTTTATCGCTACATGTAACGCCATAGCGTACTGCGGAGCGAGCCCTGTCTTTGTAGATGTGGACATGGATACCCTTGGCATGAGTCCCGAATCGCTCGATAAATTTTTGAAAGAAAACTGCACATTAAAGAACAATCAATGCATCAACAAAGCCACTGGAAAAACCACCAAGGCGTGCGTTCCCATGCACACCTTTGGGCATCCGTGTCGGATAGACGCCATCAAAGAAATTTGTGATACATGGAAGATTTCTCTTGTTGAAGATGCCGCTGAAAGCTTAGGAAGCTATTATAAAAACAAACATACAGGAACCTTTGGACAGCTTGGCACCTTTTCTTTTAACGGCAATAAAATCATCACTAGCGGCGGCGGCGGCGTCATCGTCACTGATGATGAAGTTTTAGCAAAAAAAGCCAAACACCTCACCACGACAGCTAAGCTCCCGCACCGATGGGAGTTCGTTCATGATGAGTCGGGCTACAACTACCGCATGCCAAACCTCAATGCTGCGCTGTTGGTAGCACAACTTGAGCAATTAGAGGCATTTTTGGAAAACAAGAGAAATTTAGCGCTAGCTTACGAGGAGTTTTTTCTTACATGTAAAGATGCGCAATTTGTCAAAGAGCCAAAAGATAGCCAGTCAAACTACTGGCTTAATGCGGTGATTTTAAAGGACAAGGCACAGCGTGATGCTTTTTTACAATTCACCAACGACCAAGGCGTGATGACCCGCCCCATTTGGAAACTCATGAATGAGCTGGTTATGTTTGAAAATTGTCAATGCACAGAGCTAAAAAATGCAAAATATCTTGAAGAGCGGGTTGTGAATATCCCAAGTAGCGTGAGGCTTCCAGTATGA
- the neuB gene encoding N-acetylneuraminate synthase, which produces MRKVFIIAEAGVNHNGSLELAKKLIDVAAEAGADAVKFQTFKADKLASKNAQKAEYQKDTTSKNESQYDMLKKLELNVDIHKELIAYCKEKNIMFLSTPFDHDSIELLSDLGLDIFKIPSGEITNLPYLKYLGKLGKKVILSSGMADMGEIEDALDILTSAGTKKENITVLHANTQYPTPMEDVNLKAMVTIGTTFDVAYGYSDHTLGIEVDIAAVALGASCIEKHFTLDKTMEGPDHKASLEPDELKAMVKAIRNIELALGSSIKKPSKSEMPNKAIVRKSIVAKKAIKKGDILSEGNITIKRPGNGISPMRWDEIMGTVALKDYKEDELI; this is translated from the coding sequence ATGAGAAAAGTTTTCATCATAGCCGAAGCGGGGGTAAACCACAATGGAAGTTTAGAGCTTGCCAAAAAGCTCATCGATGTAGCAGCAGAAGCTGGGGCGGATGCGGTGAAATTTCAAACCTTTAAGGCCGATAAGCTTGCGTCCAAAAATGCGCAAAAAGCGGAGTACCAAAAAGACACGACAAGTAAAAATGAGTCCCAATACGACATGCTCAAAAAGCTTGAGCTTAATGTTGATATTCACAAAGAACTCATAGCATACTGCAAGGAAAAAAACATCATGTTTCTTTCCACCCCTTTTGACCATGACAGCATAGAGCTTTTGAGCGACTTGGGTCTTGATATATTTAAAATCCCAAGTGGTGAGATTACTAATCTTCCCTATCTAAAATACCTAGGAAAACTGGGCAAAAAAGTCATCCTTTCATCTGGTATGGCGGACATGGGAGAGATAGAAGATGCGCTAGACATCCTCACAAGTGCTGGCACGAAAAAAGAAAACATCACCGTACTTCATGCCAACACGCAGTACCCCACTCCCATGGAAGATGTCAACTTAAAAGCTATGGTGACTATCGGTACTACTTTTGATGTGGCGTACGGCTACAGTGACCATACTCTAGGCATAGAGGTGGATATAGCGGCAGTGGCATTGGGGGCGAGCTGCATAGAAAAACACTTCACACTTGATAAAACGATGGAAGGCCCAGACCACAAAGCGAGCCTAGAACCAGATGAGCTAAAGGCCATGGTGAAAGCCATCCGCAATATAGAGCTAGCACTAGGAAGTAGCATAAAAAAACCTAGCAAAAGTGAAATGCCAAACAAGGCAATAGTTAGAAAAAGTATAGTGGCAAAAAAAGCCATCAAAAAAGGCGACATCTTAAGCGAAGGAAATATCACCATCAAGCGCCCAGGAAATGGTATAAGTCCTATGCGATGGGATGAGATTATGGGAACTGTTGCGCTCAAAGATTATAAAGAAGATGAGTTGATATGA
- a CDS encoding four helix bundle protein — MKQENIILDKSFAFAVRIVKLYKYLCDEKKEYVLSKQLLRSGTSIGANINEAQAGQSKADFISKMSIASKEARETKYWIDLLAKTDYLNTNDNHVASLVLDIEEIIKLLTSIVKSSRPTNE, encoded by the coding sequence ATGAAGCAGGAGAATATCATTTTAGATAAATCATTTGCTTTTGCTGTAAGGATTGTAAAACTTTACAAGTACCTTTGTGATGAAAAAAAAGAATATGTCTTGTCAAAGCAACTTCTAAGAAGTGGTACATCAATAGGAGCAAATATAAACGAAGCCCAAGCAGGACAAAGTAAAGCTGACTTTATATCAAAGATGAGCATAGCAAGTAAAGAAGCAAGAGAGACAAAATACTGGATAGACTTACTGGCCAAAACCGATTATTTAAATACTAACGACAATCATGTGGCATCATTGGTTTTAGATATTGAAGAAATTATCAAACTTCTAACAAGCATAGTAAAATCATCAAGGCCGACAAATGAATAA